The following proteins are co-located in the Megalobrama amblycephala isolate DHTTF-2021 unplaced genomic scaffold, ASM1881202v1 scaffold423, whole genome shotgun sequence genome:
- the LOC125261533 gene encoding interferon-induced very large GTPase 1-like encodes MSSADTRVIFAHNPPCRRRWSKENPPMMRIVLLGKSVSENSQMGNFLLGRAALDSEAPPGVVERVGGRLKDRHVMVINSPQLLQTHLSLRHITQTVKECVSLSDPGPHVIVLLLKHDQCSAEDQECVEKVLDSFSERVYQHTMVLTTQEPTETNDILQKIIQKCFNRHFSLQRRSSPDDLLQMFEDIVKINNGCHLDCAEASQYFSMEQQATERLSEGVMLNLVVCGSDRTLKSSISELILQQTDRKSDVDLHRRQIRLVELPALFSTRLLEEEVMRLTLRCVSLCDPGVHVFLLIIPDTPLTDEDKAEMEEIQRIFSSRINKHMMILIMQSSEHQTAELDEETQSVIESFGGRHHFFGPNTQVSTLMENVEQMLEENRGEFYSTETFLEAQMKKLLQFEDMKKKINSLETHLLSPESEDDVRIVLLGKTGVGKSATGNTILGRDAFIAETSQESVTKEIHRETTEIKGRLVTVIDTPGLFDLELTNEEIQREISHCISMILPGPHVFIIVLNLGQRFTQEEATSVKIIQDMFGEKSLMYTMVLFTRGDYLKNKKIEQCLGKPGSPLMNLIEACGNRYHVFNNNQTGDRTQVSDLLEKIDNMVRVNGGSFYSCKMFREMEREKQEQQMKILMDRIREKEELIKKHEEEKERMKMMMKEERQNQKKEKKRREEELKREIREQEKHQREIRYEMRQEREIFKHEIEEMRQEHEKLKTETEKLQIKYESEIDRLMNENERKKREKEFNEREAQQKTFEEKLKLLEEQNEYELKRRQVERREENERQIEDMKMICSETDDLLQVTAYRKLETEYSKWSWRLYRAMIETENKLYNKTENEAIQEVKETDLQRELKKTSEEVEKSMSEFFEKDTDADILIQWKTLFKIKIKKHQDKIVRETKRKLTEILQQRDLKKKIDDQRTHHENTLYEKSKELALKLKDKTNDEQTLKKEFDLFWENLKIFSEAIEPVRYIEKKREEYYHIFQKYCHGATSVVIFGEIICQKLKEPIEQSVYKKTARDLTDEMMTNCESLNGNRSNLEKHILKTLAEEEDFDKYMNYIHKPRDHFKSFIRDEVSRYITDKFSVNVLPKMKKNIELLQQKIMKAAHESTEHVQENRGDVGLWLMNFTLQLSDVLIFSEKDLRGVRHDDDDDDDFKLLEDVIRQELPAIMSDICSRFNTDIFDEKLYLKFRPNEILTDHFCRYCWVQCPFCKAICTKNMEHDGEHSVHIHRVRGVNGTYYRSTQNLCSDICTNLVLSDQYFNTSEGKFPYRDYRRAGGDYAIWRITPDLSELPYWKWFVCRFQKDLEKYYNKTFESYGEIPDEWKKYSKHEAIQSLAQYI; translated from the exons ATGTCAAGCGCTGACACCAGAG TGATTTTTGCCCACAATCCTCCTTGCAGAAGAAGATGGAGCAAAGAAAACCCCCCTATGA TGAGGATTGTTCTGCTGGGGAAGAGCGTGTCAGAAAACAGTCAGATGGGAAACTTCCTGTTGGGACGTGCAGCGCTTgacagtgaagctcctccaggTGTTGTAGAGAGAGTTGGAGGAAGATTGAAGGACAGACATGTGATGGTCATCAACAGTCCTCAGCTGCTCCAGACACATCTGTCACTCCGTCACATCACACAGACAGTGAAAGAGTGTGTGTCTCTGTCTGATCCAGGACCTCATGTGATCGTTCTGCTCCTCAAACATGATCagtgttcagcagaagatcagGAGTGTGTGGAGAAGGTGCTGGACTCTTTCTCTGAGAGGGTTTATCAACACACCATGGTGCTCACCACACAAGAGCCCACTGAAACCAATGACATCCTACAGAAGATCATTCAGAAATGCTTCAACAGACACTTCAGTCTTCAGAGAAGAAGCTCTCCTGATGATCTTCTGCAGATGTTTGAGGACATTGTGAAAATTAATAATGGATGTCACCTGGATTGTGCTGAAGCTTCACAGTATTTCTCAATGGAGCAACAAGCCACAGAAAGAC TTTCAGAGGGTGTGATGCTGAATCTGGTTGTGTGTGGAAGTGACAGGACATTAAAATCCTCCATATCAGAGCTGATCCTgcagcagacagacagaaaatcAGATGTGGATCTTCATAGACGTCAGATCCGTCTGGTGGAGCTTCCAGCTCTTTTCAGCACTCGTCTCTTAGAGGAGGAAGTGATGCGTCTGACTCTCCGCTGTGTGTCTCTCTGTGATCCTGGAGTTCATGTTTTCCTCCTCATTATTCCTGACACTCCACTGACTGATGAAGACAAAGCAGAAATGGAGGAGATCCAGAGGATATTCAGCTCCAGAATCAACAAACACATGATGATCCTCATAATGCAGAGTTCAGAGCATCAGACAGCAGAACTCGATGAAGAAACACAGTCTGTCATTGAGAGTTTTGGAGGACGACATCATTTCTTTGGTCCCAACACACAAGTGTCCACATTGATGGAGAACGTTGAGCAGATGCTGGAAGAAAACAGAGGAGAGTTTTACTCCACAGAGACATTTCTGGAGGCACAGATGAAAAAATTACTGCAATTTGAAGACATGAAGAAGAAAATTAATTCACTGGAGACACATTTACTGTCACCAG AGAGTGAAGATGATGTGAGGATTGTGCTTCTGGGAAAAACTGGAGTTGGGAAAAGTGCAACAGGAAACACCATCTTAGGAAGAGATGCATTTATAGCAGAAACATCTCAAGAGTCAGTCACTAAAGAGATTCACAGGGAAACAACGGAAATCAAAGGCCGACTTGTTACTGTGATCGACACGCCAGGACTATTTGATCTTGAACTTACTAATGAGGAGATCCAGAGAGAAATCAGCCACTGCATCTCCATGATCCTGCCTGGACCACATGTGTTCATCATTGTGCTCAATTTAGGACAAAGATTCACTCAAGAAGAAGCTACATCAGTGAAGATCATCCAAGATATGTTTGGTGAGAAATCTTTAATGTACACCATGGTGCTCTTCACCAGAGGAGATTATCTGAAGAACAAAAAAATTGAACAGTGTTTGGGAAAACCTGGATCTCCTTTGATGAATCTGATTGAAGCGTGTGGAAACAGATACCATGTGTTCAATAATAATCAGACTGGAGACCGAACACAGGTGTCTGATCTACTGGAGAAGATAGACAACATGGTGAGAGTGAACGGAGGGAGTTTCTACTCATGTAAGATGttcagagagatggagagagagaaacaagaaCAACAAATGAAGATCCTGATGGACAGAATCAGAGAAAAAGAAGAACTGATTAAGAAAcatgaagaagagaaagagagaatgaagatgatgatgaaagaagaaagacagaatcagaagaaagagaaaaagagaagagaagaagaacTCAAAAGAGAAATAAGAGAACAAGAGAAACACCAGAGAGAGATACGATATGAGATGAGACAAGAACGAGAgatatttaaacatgaaatagAAGAAATGAGGCAAGAACACGAGAAGttaaaaacagaaacagaaaaactTCAGATCAAATATGAGTCTGAAATAGACAGACTGATGAATGAGaatgagagaaagaaaagagaaaaagagtttAATGAAAGAGAAGCTCAACAAAAGACTTTTGAAGAGAAACTAAAACTCCTTGAAGAACAAAATGAATATGAACTAAAGAGAAGACAagtggagaggagagaggaaAATGAAAGACAGATAGAGGATATGAAGATGATCTGCTCTGAAACTGATGATTTACTACAG GTCACAGCTTACAGGAAACTAGAGACCGAATACAGCAAGTGGTCCTGGAGGCTTTACAGGGCCATGATTGAAACTGAGAACAAACTCtacaacaaaacagaaaatgaaGCAATTCAAGAAGTTAAAGAAACTGATCTTCAAAGAGAACTGAAGAAGACAAGTGAAGAAGTGGAAAAATCAATGTCTGAATTCTTTGAGAAAGACACAGATGCAGATATACTGATTCAGtggaaaacattatttaaaatcaaaatcaaaaagcATCAGGATAAAATTGTGAGAGAAACAAAGAGGAAATTAACTGAGATTCTTCAGCAGCGAGATCTGAAGAAAAAGATTGATGATCAGAGGACACATCATGAAAACACTCTCTATGAAAAGAGCAAAGAACTTGCCTTAAAACTcaaagacaaaacaaatgatgaacaaacactgaagaaaGAGTTTGATTTGTTTTGGGAAAATTTGAAAATCTTCAGTGAAGCCATTGAACCTGTAAGATATATTgagaagaagagagaagagTACTATCATATTTTCCAGAAATACTGTCATGGAGCAACATCAGTTGTCATTTTTGGTGAGATCATCTGTCAGAAACTTAAAGAGCCCATTGAGCAGAGTGTCTACAAGAAGACTGCCAGAGATCTGACGGATGAAATGATGACAAACTGTGAATCACTGAATGGAAACAGATCAAATCTGGAGAAACACATCCTGAAGACACTGGCAGAAGAGGAGGATTTTGACAAATACATGAACTACATTCATAAACCCAGAGATCACTTCAAGAGTTTCATCAGAGATGAAGTCAGTCGGTACATCACTGATAAGTTCAGTGTCAATGTTTTACCCAAGATGAAGAAGAACATTGAACTCCTGCAGCAGAAGATCATGAAAGCAGCGCATGAATCTACTGAACATGTTCAAGAGAACAGAGGAGATGTTGGTTTGTGGTTGATGAATTTCACACTGCAGCTCTCAGATGTGCTGATCTTCTCTGAAAAAGACCTCAGAGGAGTGagacatgatgatgatgatgatgatgatttcaAACTTCTAGAAGATGTGATAAGACAAGAACTTCCTGCTATAATGTCTGATATCTGCAGTAGATTCAACACAGATATATTTGATGAAAAGCTTTACCTCAAGTTCAGGCCAAATGAGATTCTGACCGATCACTTCTGTCGGTACTGTTGGGTTCAGTGTCCGTTCTGTAAAGCCATCTGCACCAAAAACATGGAACATGATGGAGAACACAGTGTTCATATCCACAGAGTGAGAGGAGTTAATGGCACATATTACCGTTCAACACAGAATCTCTGTTCTGATATTTGTACAAATTTAGTTTTAAGTGATCAGTATTTTAATACATCAGAAGGAAAGTTTCCATATAGAGATTACAGAAGAGCAGGAGGAGATTATGCCATCTGGAGAATCACCCCTGACCTCTCTGAACTGCCCTACTGGAAGTGGTTTGTGTGCAGATTCCAGAAAGATCTGGAAAAATactacaataaaacatttgagaGTTATGGTGAGATTCCAGATGAATGGAAAAAGTACTCAAAACATGAAGCTATTCAGAGTTTGGCTCAATATATCTGA